One Pomacea canaliculata isolate SZHN2017 linkage group LG9, ASM307304v1, whole genome shotgun sequence DNA segment encodes these proteins:
- the LOC112572974 gene encoding beta-1 adrenergic receptor-like: MLWLLHPSWSRAVAVVWTPSPDESREEELACPLLMLGGGAALAIIAVVTMLLNLLLIFAILVNRQSRSRSFPLHIVNLAASGILQGAGVLPLWSYYLISGTWLHGDDVCRWWLAADIMATCASALAIIFMACDRFVYLVCWKHVQEGSKYVLCCTLLALAWLLALTLTLLLSLTEDTHANSSGTGPLEGNHCLWGDEKRGTVAIARVIVYSLGAGLGAGLSLALTTLSCLSRGVDVLPIEEDDWQKKEQFLAEEPLNTEHAGSVLRSLPPPPGQGRPLSTNFRHPDERSSEGDRHDEREQWRGQVVSLVVVAVGWALMWLPSHLCIFADVLGLDWELSSEVVGVFVVVGYANAAITPLLWLLHKPIRSVVADVLCCRCCQLDDFDDEDEDEGDDEVFEEVFQETRPHRPALRSTKIAC, encoded by the exons ATGCTGTGGCTGCTGCACCCGTCCTGGTCTCGggcggtggcggtggtgtgGACGCCGTCACCCGATGAGTCTCGTGAAGAGGAACTGGCGTGTCCCCTGCTGATGCTGGGGGGCGGCGCCGCTCTAGCCATCATCGCTGTCGTCACCATGCTCCTTAACCTGCTCTTAATCTTCGCCATCCTCGTCAATCGTCAGAGCCGCAGTCGCTCCTTCCCTCTGCACATCGTCAACCTGGCAGCTTCCGGGATTTTACAG GGTGCGGGTGTTCTGCCCTTGTGGAGTTATTACCTTATCTCCGGCACGTGGCTCCATGGTGACGACGTCTGCCGCTGGTGGCTCGCCGCGGACATCATGGCAACATGTGCGTCAGCTCTGGCCATCATCTTTATGGCGTGCGACAG GTTCGTGTACTTGGTGTGCTGGAAGCACGTGCAGGAAGGTAGCAAATACGTTCTGTGCTGCACGCTCCTGGCCTTGGCCTGGCTCCTGGCATTGACCTTGAcccttcttctgtctttgaCCGAGGACACACACGCCAACAGCAGTGGAACTGGGCCGCTGGAGGGCAACCACTGCTTGTGGGGGGACGAAAAGCGAGGGACCGTGGCCATTGCAAGAGTGATTGTGTACTCGCTGGGGGCGGGGTTGGGAGCGGGGCTTAGCCTGGCGCTCACCACCCTCTCCTGCCTGTCCAGGGGCGTGGACGTCCTCCCCATCGAAGAGGACGACTGGcagaagaaagaacagtttcTGGCCGAGGAGCCGCTGAACACAGAGCACGCCGGTAGTGTCCTCCGCTCCTTGCCCCCTCCTCCTGGTCAAGGAAGACCACTTTCTACTAACTTCCGTCATCCGGATGAGAGGAGCTCGGAGGGAGACAGGCACGACGAACGAGAACAGTGGCGCGGGCAG GTAGTGTCGCTGGTGGTCGTGGCTGTTGGGTGGGCGCTGATGTGGCTGCCGTCGCATCTCTGTATCTTTGCCGATGTCCTGGGTTTGGACTGGGAGCTGTCTAGTGAGGTGGTCGGTGTGTTCGTGGTGGTGGGCTACGCCAACGCCGCCATAACGCCGCTGCTGTGGCTTCTCCACAAGCCGATCAGGAGCGTCGTCGCCGATGTCCTCTGCTGCCGCTGTTGTCAGCTAGATGATTTCGACGAcgaggatgaagatgaaggagATGACGAGGTTTTCGAAGAGGTTTTTCAGGAAACGAGACCACACAGACCAGCACTTCGCTCCACTAAAATAGCTTGTTAA